Proteins encoded in a region of the Panthera uncia isolate 11264 chromosome B2 unlocalized genomic scaffold, Puncia_PCG_1.0 HiC_scaffold_24, whole genome shotgun sequence genome:
- the RWDD2A gene encoding RWD domain-containing protein 2A, translated as MSASMKECLQLQLLEMEMLFSMFPNQGEVKLEDVNVLTNIKRYLEGKREALPPKIEFVITLQIEEPKVKIDLQVTMPHSYPYVALQLFGRSPELDRQQQLLLNKGLTSYIGTFDPGELCVCAAIQWLQDNSASYFLNRKLVYEPSTQAKPVKNTFLRMWIYSHHIYQQDLRKKILDVGKRLDVTGFCMTGKPGIICVEGFKEHCEEFWHTIRYPNWKHISCKHAESVETEGNGEDLRLFHSFEELLLEAHGDYGLRNDYHMNLGQFLEFLKKHKSEHVFQILFGIESKSSDS; from the exons ATGTCCGCTTCAATGAAAGAATGCCTGCAGCTTCAGCTGCTAGAGATGGAAATGCTGTTCTCTATGTTTCCTAACCAAGGAGAAGTAAAACTCGAAGATGTAAATGTCCTGACGAATATAAAGagatatttggaaggaaaaagggaggcaCTGCCACCCAAAATCGAATTTGTGATTACACTCCAGATTGAGGAGCCCAAG gtGAAAATTGATTTGCAAGTAACCATGCCTCACAGCTACCCCTATGTAGCATTGCAGCTGTTTGGACGGTCTCCTGAGCTTGACAGACAACAGCAACTACTTCTCAACAAAGGTCTCACTTCTTACATAGGGACTTTTGATCCAGGTGAGCTCTGTGTATGTGCAGCAATCCAGTGGTTACAGGACAACAGTGCCTCCTATTTTCTGAACAGAAAGCTCGTTTATGAACCGTCTACACAAGCAAAGCCAGTCAAGAACACATTCCTCCGGATGTGGATCTACAGTCACCACATATATCAGCAGGACCtaagaaaaaagattttggaTGTTGGGAAAAGGTTAGATGTGACTGGGTTTTGCATGACAGGAAAGCCAGGTATAATCTGTGTGGAGGGCTTCAAGGAGCACTGTGAGGAATTCTGGCACACAATTAGGTATCCCAACTGGAAACACATTTCTTGTAAGCATGCTGAAAGTGTGGAAACGGAAGGAAATGGAGAGGATCTGCgccttttccattcttttgaagAATTACTCCTTGAGGCCCATGGTGACTATGGATTAAGGAATGACTATCACATGAATCTGGGCCAATTCTTAGAATTtctgaaaaaacacaaaagtgaGCATGTTTTCCAGATACTATTTGGTATTGAAAGTAAAAGTTCAGACTCCTAG